Part of the Vibrio sp. SCSIO 43137 genome, TCTAAGTTCCAGCTCTTCCGCGTGTCCGGCAAGGAAACGACCAAGTAGTTTGTTAGCATTACCACGACCGGTATGAATATCACAGCCAGAGTGACCACCTTTAAGGCCTTTTAGTGACAGTTCACGGGTAACATAGCCGGCAGGAATCTTCTCGCGTTTTACATCGAAAGTGATAGTACCGTCGATACCACCGGCACAGCCCATATAGACTTCGCCTTCCTGCTCAGAGTCAGTGTTCAGCAGGATATCTCCTTCAAGCCAGCCCTCTTCCAGACCGAATGCGCCAGTCATTCCCGCTTCTTCATCTATAGTCAGCAGTACTTCCAGTGGGCCGTGTTTGATTTCATCTGATGCCAGAACCGCAAGGCATGAAGCCATACCCATACCATTGTCAGCACCAAGGGTAGTGCCTTTTGCGGTAACCCATTCGCCATCGATATAAGGCTGGATAGCGTCGGTTTCAAAGTCGTGTTTGGTATCTTCGTTTTTCTGAGGAACCATATCTATGTGCGCCTGAAGCACAACACCTTTACGGTTTTCCATACCTTCCGTTGCCGGTTTTTTAATAAAGACATTCCCGGTTGCATCTCTTTTTACATCCAACCCTTGCTCTTTGGCCCAGCCGACAATGTACTGAGCTAATGCTTCTTCATGTTTGGAAGGGTGAGGAATAGAGCAGATTTTATCGAAAAACTGCCAAACAGGCTCTGGAGAAAGCGTGCTTATTTCCGAATGATAATTAGACACAGGGTA contains:
- a CDS encoding aminoacyl-histidine dipeptidase, whose amino-acid sequence is MSNYHSEISTLSPEPVWQFFDKICSIPHPSKHEEALAQYIVGWAKEQGLDVKRDATGNVFIKKPATEGMENRKGVVLQAHIDMVPQKNEDTKHDFETDAIQPYIDGEWVTAKGTTLGADNGMGMASCLAVLASDEIKHGPLEVLLTIDEEAGMTGAFGLEEGWLEGDILLNTDSEQEGEVYMGCAGGIDGTITFDVKREKIPAGYVTRELSLKGLKGGHSGCDIHTGRGNANKLLGRFLAGHAEELELRVIDFRGGSLRNAIPREAFVTVAVPMVNEGMLNELFTKFINILKHEIGKVETGILPLYEVVETDAQMFSQESQDRFIAGLNACPNGVIRMSDDIQGVVETSLNVGVITTKKSKVIVHCLIRSLIDSGRSQVEGMLSSIAQLAKAKVEFDGAYPGWKPDADSEIMHIFRDVYEGIYGNKPNIMVIHAGLECGLFKEPYPNMDMISFGPTIKFPHSPDEKVKIDTVALFWEQMVAILENIPKK